DNA sequence from the Callospermophilus lateralis isolate mCalLat2 chromosome 2, mCalLat2.hap1, whole genome shotgun sequence genome:
tcttttgtttttttcttcctgacTTTTGGGCCACAGCTAAGTGAGACTAGAGTAGACCCCTATTTCTCCTCCCCCACCTCTGACTCCCACATATGTACACAACTCTGCATTAGGATCAAACTGATGGCACCAAAGGTGCTTTGTCTTAAATAAAGAGGAGAGAATGCTTCAGTCTGTTGATCaacttcaataaaaatgaactcctTGAAGCCGAGTGCGGGTGGCACATGCTgagtcctagtggctcaggaggctgaggcaggaggatcatgagttcaaagccagcctcagcaacagggaggcactaaagcaactcagtgagaccctgtccctaaataaaatacaaaatagggctggggatgtgactcagtggtcgagtgcccccgagttcaatccctagtaccccccagaATTAACTCCTGGCAGCACAGCTCCATGGCCAGGCCCCACTTCTGTTCCAGCAGCAGGGCTAGACCGATGTTCTGACGCAAACCCTAAAATgccagattgtaaacattttaaaacacatttaaaccattgtgaactaacatgagaaaacagaaaaaaaaaaaaaaaaaaaaaggcatgcaGACAGgacaaaaataaaagcaagaacCCTGGGAAGTAAAACCAGTTTCTATTTTGGGAATTTCTACAGAATCCTAGAGACCTTAACCTTCTGGCTCCATGAGTggaggagcctgcaaattaggccTGGAGCCTGCCAAAGGCTGGGGAGTCCAGATGCAGGCTCCTGGGGAAGCTGGGACTCCAGAGGGCTCAGTCCTCAGTGCAAGAGCGAATAAGAGGGCAGCGAGGAATCACCTATCTTGATCTTGGTGCTGATGAATTAAAAACACCAGGCAAATTAGAAGCTCAATTCCCCTTCCCTGCGTGTATAGTCCAATTCACACACTGAAGGGGAAAGGAGGTAGGAGAACCCTCAGAGGTTCACTCTGAAAAAAAGACCTCAACGACTAATTTAAAGCAATTCCAGGGTGATCATTAAAGTAATCTCCAGCTTCAGGCAGAAGCCAATGAAAATCCCACCTGAAAGGATGTCATTTCAGCCAGACTCAAAACATTCTTTCAGATAAAATTAGAATCAAATGAACACCTCAGAAATCGTAGAGTGCTAAATGACAAGTACTAAATGAGCCAGAAGACAATTGCAACACGTTATTGACAATGGGCTGCCATCCAAAACAAGTATTGTTTTTAAATGCTACAAATCAGTaaggaaaaaaacagagaaataggCAAAGGGTCCCAATAGGCCTATCACAGAATATAAATTCAATTGGCCCAGAAGTAGATGAAAAGATGTTCGACCTTGGGCTGGGGGCTTAGCTCAGCGGGTAGAGGGGCCCTGgatcatccccagcactgcaaaaaaaaaaaaaaaaaaaaaagatgctcaaACTCACCGGAACCATGGATGTTAAAATTAAACTTTAAGCCGGATGcgatggcccacacctgtaatcccagcagcccaggaggctgaggcaggaggatcaagagttcaaagccagcctcagcaacagcaaaacactaagcaactcatgagacctgtctctaaacaaaatacgaaatagggttggggatgtggctcagaggttgagtgctcctgagttataTCGCCAGTACACCACCCCACCCCGCAAAAAACTGAACTTCAAGAATCTACTATACAGCTCCCAGACTGGCAAAAAAGTAAAAAGTCAGGAAATGCTAAGTGTCAGGGAAGGTCGGAGGACAGGAGCACTAAACACGGATCAGCATTAGTCAGAATGTAACCCAGACCTGCCATTTAGCGAAAAAGACAAAATTAAACTGGAAACACTCATGTCTATGATCAACAACATATAAACGCATTGTAGTGTATTCCTATGATTTGATTTTTATAATAATGAATGAGGTGAGGGATAACCTTACCTTATCTTGCCAAGATTTATCCCTTGTAGTCTGCCCTCCAGAAAGAGTTGGCCTCTTACAAGGGTTCCAAAGAATCTGGCCATCGCCAACTGGCTCAGGGACTGACCTCTTGTAAGGCTTAGACCCCAGCCCACCAGGCTTAGACCCCATCAGAGGAAGGGTTGCTGCTTCTCCAACCATGACCACAATGCACTGTAATCCAGCTGTGGCGGGCACACCAAATTACTGCAGCAGCAAAACTTGGACCCTAGATCCCTGGTCACACGAGGGGGAGGAGCTGTGATTCCTGATCATGCAGCCTAAAAGCACCACAGCACACTGGCCCTCCTCCCAGGGCACTGGCCTGGAATGAATGGGCCACGCAGGACCTGCTCCTATCACCAGTGTGCACATCCCAGAAGCCTGGTGTCCTCTGAGGCCACTGCCTTTGTTTGTGCAACAGTGAATGAGCACATGTGTGATCACAGTACCAAGAATAACActgagggctggggtgtggctcagtggtagagcacttgcccagcaggtGTGAGGTGTCTGACCCCCAGCACCAtggggaaaacaaaaaaaaacactgagaAAGTGAAGTAAAAGAAAGCAGgttgaataattttatttataaaaagttCAAAACTCAACAAAATAACCCAAATGAAGCAATTAGTAACACCAATTTCAGAATTCTGGTTTTCTCCTCTATGTAGGGACGGAGGGAAAGATGCATTGAGGAAACGCCCTCAGGACCCTGATGCTAATTTTTCATCTGGCTGGAGGATACAAGGTTCTTCACTATTCTTTAAACTACACAGGTATGTTTTAGATATTGTGAATGCTTCACAGTAAGTTTCTCAACATGTGGATTAAGGATTTGTTCCAAATTTTGAAAGTCAGCAGGTAGGACCTTGGACTTGGTGAGCCTGCTATCTCAAGCCTCCTCTCTCTGCACCACAAGCCATGGGCTGTCAGCTCCTTGGCTTCCACCAGTCACCCCCATTCTGTTCCTTTGTCCTGTGACCACCTAGTGAACTTCTGATATTCCAAAATGCTGCTGTCAGCTCCCCTCCAGATTTATGTGGTTTTCAAACCAGTTGTACCCCTGTCCTATGTTGGCACCCCTATGAGAACTCGAGTGTCATGGTTGTGTTCTGTATACCCCAGCTTCCTAGTCTGGGTTATGTTCTAGCCACTTTGTGTCCTCAGAGCctgaatattagggttatgaatgGAGAAGGCAGTCAGGCCAAACCTTTATACTACAGAAGTCAACCACAGAGGGCCATCACGGGTCAGCGTAGAGAGATGCATAAATATCTATCGAGTGCCTCTGAGTGCTAGTTCACTTAATCCTCAACAGCCTACCAAATGGGCAGCTGAGCTCATTTTTCAGATATGGAAACTGAGACATAAAGACACATATCACTGAGCACTGCAGAACTGGGTTCAAACCTGGACTTCCAATTCCAGAGCCCACACTTAACCATGGCACAGCTCTTCCAGAAGGTTGTGGAGGGACTAAAAACTGTGACCCGGAAGCCAGATGGCTTCAAATCCCAGCTCCCTACTTACAAGATGGCCTAGGCCAGGGCACTTCTGAGTGTGTTCTCTCATCTACAGAACAGAGCTGACACCACCTGCTGGCCTGGTTGTCCTGGGACAGAGAAGCTGCGTCCTGGTTCCAGGTAATCACAGACTGATGAAACTACACCGCCCCCAGGTGACCTCCTTGGTTAGTGCTCCAAGTTCAAGCACAGCAATGCAGATGCCCCTTGCTTTCAACAGCAGAGACACGGGGTTTGAGCATACAAAGACTACTCACGTGCCCCTAGGACACAGGAAGTACTGACTATGCCACCTAATGCTTCCTTTAATGCCTAGAATTCTGAATGCTCTTGGATACAAAACAGAGAGCTTGTTACGGCTCACTGGACAATATGGGCTCAGAAAAGGCGAGCCTTTTAGGACCCACCAACCCACAACAGGGAGCCACCTCCAAGGCAGCTGAGCCAAGTGAGATGTGTGACAGGGGGTGACAGCTCTCCATTCCATTTAGTTGAAACTGCTAATAGTCTGCCAACCCCCTGCTTTTATCaaagagggagggagacaggCTGGGCTTTAGACTGAGCCCCCAGGAGTGACTGTCTCAATCTGCCAGTTAACAGCTGTGGGACATGAAGTTGAGACAGCAACAAATACAGGGTCCCATCCTTAAGATCAAATCGAGTTTAGAGACTTGCATAAATACCTTCATGGTAACATGTTTAGTTATGCTGGAGACTGAGCCAGACCTCAGAGAGAGGTCACTCACCTGGcagggtgggaacaggcactagaGGTGTCCTGGAGGACAGCCCATCTTTGGGAGGGAAGACTCCCTCAGGGAGAAGAAACTATACAGTAGCAGCAGCAGTAATATAAAACATAGTATTTATTATGTGCCGCATGTTCCGAGGACTCACATTCAGTCAGTCCATGTGATGGCCCCACCTTATGAAGAAACCCAAAAAAGTAGTCTGTCTGCCTAAAGTTAATCTACAGCCTAAGTGCCAGAGCTGTATTTAAACCAGGGAGTCTGGTTCCAGTCTGCTGCCTTCTACCCTGTACTGCGAAGGAAGAAGCACAAAGGCCTCTGTGGTGTGCTGGGAATAAGAAACCGCTGAGGGCGGCTGAACAGCCCAGCCAGTTGTTTAAGGGTTAAATGtggagaatgaattggacattacccAGGGACATATATGATGACACAGCTTGTGTGACtctacatcaggtacaaccacaaTGAGAAGTTAGACTCcagttatgtatgatgtgtcaaaataacTAATTAgcacaagtacaaaaaaaaattcaatgtggGGCAGGGGCCTAGCTCAGTgcaagagtgcttgcttagcatgcacaagaccctaggTTCCACCCCCAGGACTACAAAACAAAATGTATGTGCATGCAGTGTCCAGAAAGCAGCTTGTTTGAGTGGACAGACAGCTGTAGGGCGGGTGATAGATATATCAGTATCTTGTGTCACAAACATCAAGTTCTCAAGAGGCCAAGAGAATGGCAACACACCCCCTCTCTTCTAGGACAGCTGTGATGGAGGATGGCATTACAGTCCCTTAGAGATGTATTCTAGGCTTCCTCTCTCTATGCATGGACATACCACAGGCTTCAGAATCTTAGGGTGAACACAGTGCCCCCCAACCTGGGGATTACCAAGAACCTCTGTCCTCCAGAGCCTCCTTACTTTTCCTGGAAACTAAAGCAGACCCTAAGAATGCACATTAATACCTAACACCAGAAATCATCCAATGGCTTTAGTGCTGTGCTAGTTTTGGGGTCCAGCTTAGCTCCAGGTGTCCCCAGGCCAAGCCCTGGCCCCTTCCCTGTCTCCAACCTGCTCCATTACCTCTGGGCTCTCAGAGCCTGAATGTTAGGGTCATGACTGGAGAAGGCAAGACCAAACAGTCGAAAGGCTTAGctggccaaatactaaaaaaaaatttggttaaaaaattaaaatagtttctttactccaagattctccagagctttcagtaTATACTAAGTGTTCTGGCCCCTCCAGGCAGACATGGATGCAGGACAAGCGGAACTTGCTTGGGATCTGGTGAAACGACAATTTGGGCAACCTCCAGGGAACACCCCGTTACTTGGCTCCCCCTCCAGCACAATCCTTTTGTCCATCATCATTGGCTCCCTCACATTCTCTCCCCCACTCTAAGCAAGTTTCCAGCCCCAACACTCCATCAGGATGGCCCTCTCCAGGGACCAGGTGCCCACTCCCTCAGTCACCACACTCCAACAGTGGCCTCCTTCCTGTTCCTCTGAGCCTTTCCAGCCTCAGACCCTTCCTTCCCTCACCTACAACTCTCCTTCCGGCTTCCTCCCCTGTGGCCTCTTGTGACCTCTGGATCTGAAGCAGCCACTGGACCCTACATTAATCCGCTCCATTGATGCTTCTCTTTTGATCCTTACTGCTCACTGCTCTCTTCCAGAAGCAGCTTTACAACTTTCCAACTGCCAGTCAGTAAAATCTCTTCCCACTCAAGCCAATGGGGACAGGTTTTCTATCACCTGCAACTAAACAAATCCTTCCTGAGATGCTCAGCCCCTCACCAGCAGCCTAAGGCTAGCCTCCCCTGGGTACCCCTCCCTTCTAGACTGCGGAAGCCAAGCCCAGGCACGTGCAGATAGGAGACTCAAGGCCAAGACCTGAAAAATGGCTGTAGAGTTTTTTATTTCTGCTATGCAGTGAAGAGTGCAGAGAAGAACGACGGGCTTCTTGGTAGCCAGGGCCGTGTGCTCCCCCCGCCCCTTGACCTTCCCAGCTGAGGGTGCTTCTGTTACAGACTGACACAAGGAGGTGGCtatgtttattgttttctttttttaatgaaactAGATCACTGCTTACAAAAACCTGTGTGCTCCCTCAAGCCCATCCCCTTCACAGTGCCCTTGGCTCAGCCTCTCCCTGTCTCACAGGAACTGAGACAGTGGGGAGAACAGCCACCACCTCAAGGGGAGAGGCCCCAGGCTGCAACCCTGAGCCTTTATAGGGTGACAGCTCTTCCTCCTATGTCCATTCCTGTGGGGCTTAGAGGCACATGGATGAGGGTGGTCCATGCTGCCATGGCTCTCAGGCCACCACCCAGACCAGAGTGAAATGATGTGAATGTCCCACCGACAAatgcccccctccccccaccctctcACCCCAAATTCTACCCCACTACTGATATGAGGCCCAGCTTCTCAGAGAAGGTGTGGGGCCTACAGGCTGTAGAACTTGAGGCTCCTATCCATGCCAGTCGAAGCGATGAACTTGGCGTGGTGCCCAAAGGCCACCCCCGTGGTCAGGCCACTGTGTTCTGAGGAGAGAGACACAAGGCAGCTATGAAAAGGCTTTTCCTCCTTCAGGCCTCAACACCAGCCCCTAGTAACATTCTCCCAATATAATTTCATCGGGTCCTTATCACCTGGCTGGTACTACTGGTCTGCTTTTGGCAGCTGACGACACTCGGGGGCAGGCAGCTCTCATCTACTCACCACTTACTCCGTCCTCAGTACCTAGCATGAAGCAGGCACTGAGGACCTGTTTTTTGttgggatgaatgaataaaggaagGCCAGCCGCCTTCTCACCTAAGCTTTCTGGGCAACTCACTGTGTTCAGTTTGCCGGTGTGTGTCTGACTCTAACTCGGGCAACTCATGGCCATCCACCCTAAAACCCAGCAGGAATTCACCTTCACGGTAATGAGTGACTTGTCCCTAGACTGAGGATCATGCCTGGCGTCCACCCGCTCTCCACTAAAACACCCGCCCTATGCTTCCAGCCTGCTTTCTTCCTAAGAGCTCCAAATGAAAACATGGGGCCTCAAGTCCTTTGcacagacactaagcaactcaggagaaAGTGAGGTGTGGTCCAGTATCTTGAATTCTTGCCCACTATCTGCTAATGAGGACAAGAATTTCACCAAAAAGATAGTGGCCGCTACCATTCAATCGGCACTTAAATGAGCACTGGGCACCCTGTTACCATGCATGCCACCTCCATGTCACCAGCTGGCACACTCTGTAAAGCAATGCCAATACCCCCATTCTTAAAAATGACTAAGTTAAGCTCTGAAAGAAAGTCTCAGGCCAGGGCCATCTGACCAGGAGGAGGTCGGAACTCCAGTGTGCACTGGCTCTGAACTTGCCACTAATGAGGACTTGTGAAATCACTCTAACCTGCCTTCCTAACTGACTGCTCATTCCATTATTGCAAAGACCAGATCTCTCTTACTCACTGTTCAAATCCTACAAGGACTAAGACACAACAGTGAACAACAGCAGCAAATCCTCACCATGTCCCAGTTGCTGTTCTAACCTGTGTCTGTATATTCTCATGTAAACCTCAACGATCCCACTTGAGTGTATGATTATCATTCCAATTTTTCCATGGCTCTAGgaagtaacttgcccaaagtcaTGCAGCTGGGGAATGGGACAGTGAGTTTTAATGCTTACAGTCAAGTCCTTTCCCTGATAACAATGCTCTCCTGCCTCAGGGAGTGATTCAAAAGCTGCCTGGGCACATTCATGACAAACCCAGAGGTTCCCACCCCAGGGAGGCTTCCAACTTCCCTCTGGGCCTGGGTCTCAGAACCCCAGGGCCAGCCTGTACCTGTAAAGTGAAGAATTTCTGTCCATTGTTTACAGATGTAGATCTGGACATCTGTGCCCCCGAGCGCCAGGTAGGTGCCGCTCTGGTCAAAGATCAGAGACTTCACCTGCCAGAACCAGAAAAAATGATTATGCAAATGGAACGTAAACTATAGAGCAACCAGGGACAAACAGAAGCAGCTTAGTTTGATAATTAATAAATGAGGATGAGAAGCAACCAAGAGCACTGCGGAGGGGGGTGCAcctcaaagttgttgtcaagctgCAACGTCTTGAAGTTCTTTAGCTTGCGCAAGTCCCACAACTTGACAGAGGAGTCATCGGCTGCTGTAGCCAGATAGTAACCATTCTCAGAGAAGGCGATGCTGGTGATGGGGCCCGAGTGGCCAGGGAAGTTGGCCACATTGGTGCGTTCCTACAGTTAGgggtattttaaaatatgtcacCCACTGGACAcaagaggaagaaaatgaggcCACTGAACTCTTACCTCTCAAACATCTTCCTCTGTCCTTTAGAGAAGGACAATCAGCAGGTAGAGCAGGTGCAAAGGGTCCCGCCCAGGGCTTCCATACCACAGGAATCACACCTTAGCCCAAAGCCAGTTATTTTCCCACCCCTAGGACATTCCCAGGGCCAATGCCATATGCACCCATTCAGCTCCCCAAACCCATACCCCAGATGGAGGCCTGCCATGTCCTACCTTCAAGTCCCAGATCTTGATCTGAGAGTCCATGGTTCCTGTTCCAAAAATGAGCCCATCTGGGTGGAACTGCGCACAGGTGAGAGCTATGAAGAAGGGGAAATGGACACATGGTCAGAGCACATGGGGGAGACCAAGAGCAGCAAGTCAGGCGCCTGTTCTCCACATTTCTAAAAGTGCCCAGCATAGTAAAGCCTGGCACTAGGCAGGTGTTAGTGGGAAGTGCTGTCTTTAGAAGAGCAAATGAGTGACTAAATAAACCCTAAGAATAAATGTTAAACAGCAAATAAGAAAGCCTGCTGCCTCTGAGGCAACTTACAGCAGCCAGAGGTCTCATCTGTCACCTTGGTGAGCACACGCCCTGTCTGGATGTCAGAGAAGGCCCAGTACTGAAAAGAGACAGAGAAGCCAATGAGAGATGGGTTCCCCAGGGTTTGGTGGTCCTTCAGGAGGAGAGACCCTGGTGCAGCAAGTGCTGGCAAAGCTAGCTCCTCCCAGCTGAGGAAGTATTCTTGGGGCTCTGGGTAACTGGCTGCAGTTAGCAAGATGCCCTCTCCGCCCAGGACATTCAAGCTCAGGGACCAGCACGCCTCTTCAGGGCACTGGCTGAGACCGCACCTGGTCATCAGAGGAGCTCAGGAGATAGTCACCAGTGGCGTGGAGGCTGAGGCCTGTCACAGCGCTTTCATGGGCCCGGACAACCTGCACACAAGAGGTGTTTGGGACAGACCAAATCCTGATGGTGGCATCCGGGGAAGCAGAAAATACCAGGTCCTGAAACGAAAGCCAAGAGGCAAaatgtcagagagagagagagagagagagagagagagagagagagagagatatctcaTAACAATCTTGCCCGTGGACAAGACTGGCACAGCTACCAACAGTTGCTTCTCCTCTTGGCCCTGCCCTGCCTAAAACCATCTACCCAACAATGATGTGCCCGTGGACAAGACTGGCACAGCTACCAATAGTTGCTTCTCCTCTTGGCCCTGCCCTGCCTAAAACCATCTACCCAACAATGATGCTCCAGGGGGCCAACAGTTAACACTATGTAAAAGGCCAAACATCAGCCCTTTGGGAGGCCTCACCACCTAGTGGTAAGAAGGTTAACTGCAACAGAGAGGGATTCCCACTCCACTTTCCAGAGCCACTGAGGAATGGAATTTGTTTGATTTGCCCTTTTGCCCTGAGTGACTAATGGCTATTGGATCTGGAAAGGACTGCAAGGCCATGTTCCGGCGTAGCCCTCACTTTTGGATTGCAGGGCCAAGTTAATTCtccagcagaaggggaggatttaCACAATCTCTCTTAACAGATTAATTTGGTTTAGTTTAGGACATTAGAAGCCATAAGATAAAAACAagtgctgggctggggctgtagctcagtggcagagcgcttgcctagaatgtgtgaggcactgggtttgatcctcagcaccacataaaaataaacaaataaaataaaggcattctgtccatctacaactattaaaaaaaaaaagtgccatcTTTTAACAACATACTTTCAAAAAAGATACACATATTAACACCAAGTAAGCAGGAAAACGTGTTTTCAACTTGAATTGTTTAGTTTTATAAATAATTTGCCACTCATCCACTCTCATGAGCGACCTTTATCCTctaatccaaaggttctcaactGTTTGAACCCACACCAATTTTAACAGTCAACAGGAAGCAGCATGGACACTGATCTGTCTTCCTCTGATACCTCCGAGTCAAGACTGTCCTGAGCTTTATTTTCCATAGTTTGTATTATGAGCATGTCATAaaagaatttttcttttcctagtATAAAATATTTCAGTGAACGTGCTTTGTAAAACTGCATTCAAGCCCATGGCTTGAAGACCACTGCTTCAGCTAGTCCTACGCAGAGAACAATCCCCTACTCCACAGGCCCTCAatgcccactctaattcagagccCCTCCTCAGCCCCACTTCACCAAGGAGATAGTGTGGGTGAGGGGGCCCCAAACCACTGAAAATAGCTCAAGAAAGAGGGACCAAGAATGGCCACGAGAACCCCTTACCTGGGAAGGGTGAAACACCACACTGGTGACCTTCTTGGTATGGCCTTTGAGGGTGGCCAGGATTTGCTCTGAACTCTTATCGAAAACAACAACGTTCTTATCCGCCCCACCTGAAAAAGACCCAACGACCAAAATTGAGTAAGGTTTATTCAGATCCCTTGGTCTAAGAAGGTATTTCTGTCCCCAGAGCCATGAACAGGACCAGGATCATGTATCTTCTCCTGCTGCTGCTCCCAGTTCCAGCCTGCTGGGCCAGGACCAGACTCACCAGTGAGGATCTTGTTGGTGTCAGAGGGGCAGAGGTCCAGGGCAAGAATCCCAGGAATGCTGGCACTGTGCAATCCCTTTACAAAAAAAGCCACATCAAATCTAGTCATAGCCAAATGGAGGCAAGCCACAAAGCCACACAGCTCGCCTATCCCCATCTCCAGTCATCCTCCCCAGCCAGCGGATCAAGAGTGACTCCTATTCCTTATCTGTTCAGCTTGGCCTTCTGCCTAGATGCCGACCTCTTAAACTGCATGACTAGGAAACCCAGATCTGGGCAGGAGAAGCAGCCCGGGCAACTCAGCAGCCAAGCAAGATACAGGGCCAGAGGTCTGAACAGCTTTCTACTCACTGGTCCCCATGTGGGCCCACCCAGAAACAGCAAATGGGGGGCCATCTCCAAGTTAGAAAGGCCTCAGCCACTCACCACATGGGAAGCCACCTGCCGGTATTTGCTGAGCTCTTCTGGTTTCACCAGCTCCTCAGGTACGGTTTTTCCTCTCTGAGAAAATGAAAAAGCCCAAGCAAAGCAGCTATAAGAGCAAGATTCAGACACCCCCTTCCCTAAGGAGTCAAGGGCCTCACGTCAGGCCAGCTCTCTCTCCTGGCTCCAGAAAAAGACTTACCTTCTTACGCTCCGTGGTTAGCACAGTGGCCTTGTCTTGCAGCTAGGGAAGACAAAGGGGAAGAGGCTCAATGTGAGATAAGTGACCTTGCCAGGACAAGGACATGCTGGATTTCAATCACaagcatcaccaagaaagtgccaCCTGCCAGTTCTATGGGAAAGGCTAGCATGCTGATCTCTTTCACTTTCACTCCAAACTTATGAGGTAGGTGTCAATGaccttattttacagatgaggaaactgggtcTAGAGAAGTGATGTCATTAGCCAAAGTCACAGAAGTGATAAATGGCAGAACAATGACATGTTACCAGGTCTTCACAGCTCCCAGATCAGGTCTGTGCCATGAAGATGAGAACTCAAGATACATGTTGACAAGCTGACCTACTGGGAAAAACACTAACTATCAAGCCCCACAAACAAGGACTGTGGGTGCAACAGAGCACTAGACTGGAATCAGGAGCCCAGCTGTGCATCTTATGAGCTGTGTCTTTGAATCTGAATCTCAGGATCTTCAAGTATAAATAAAGATAACCTTGTTCTGTTTCTCTCACGGGGAGGGTGGGAGGAAACATGGCACAAAGTGgtttaatatctacaaagaattgCAATAACAACAAGAGCTAAATTTTACACTTATCAGAAATTAAATCTTTTCTACCATAAGTCTCGAAGTAGGTACTATTATTCTCAAGTGAGAAGCCACGGAAATGAAACACAGAAAGAGTGGCTAAGTCAGCTAAGGTTATAAAGCTTGTAAGTGGCAGCATCAAAATACAAGCCCAGAGAAGTcatgcgtggtggtgcacacctgtaaatccAGCAGGtgtggaagctgaggcaagacgatcacatgttcaaggctagcctcagtacCTTAGagaaaccccatctcaaaataaaaattataaaggaccaa
Encoded proteins:
- the Prpf19 gene encoding pre-mRNA-processing factor 19, whose protein sequence is MSLICSISNEVPEHPCVSPVSNHVYERRLIEKYIAENGTDPINNQPLSEEQLIDIKVAHPIRPKPPSATSIPAILKALQDEWDAVMLHSFTLRQQLQTTRQELSHALYQHDAACRVIARLTKEVTAAREALATLKPQAGLIVPQTVPSSQPSVVGSGEPMDLGELVGMTPEIIQKLQDKATVLTTERKKRGKTVPEELVKPEELSKYRQVASHVGLHSASIPGILALDLCPSDTNKILTGGADKNVVVFDKSSEQILATLKGHTKKVTSVVFHPSQDLVFSASPDATIRIWSVPNTSCVQVVRAHESAVTGLSLHATGDYLLSSSDDQYWAFSDIQTGRVLTKVTDETSGCSLTCAQFHPDGLIFGTGTMDSQIKIWDLKERTNVANFPGHSGPITSIAFSENGYYLATAADDSSVKLWDLRKLKNFKTLQLDNNFEVKSLIFDQSGTYLALGGTDVQIYICKQWTEILHFTEHSGLTTGVAFGHHAKFIASTGMDRSLKFYSL